In the Phycisphaerales bacterium genome, GGCGCTGCCCCGCCGAACCGGTGGACGACTACGTCCATCGCGGCGGAAAGGCCGAGGACACCGTCGGCCGCAAGTGTCTGTGCAACGGCCTGATCGCCGCCATCGGCCTGCCGCAGATTCGCAATGGAGGCGATGAGGAGCCGATGCTGATCACCGCCGGCCAGGGCCTGCGCGACATCGCCCGATACATCCGACCCGACGGGCAGTGCTACACGGCAGACGAGGTCGTTGACGACCTGCTCGCCGGCGCCATTGCGGCTCGTGCAAGCGCCTGATCAATCCCAGTATGGCGTGGTTGTCTTCTCATCCGTCGCGCCGAAGAGGCCGAGCCACATGTCGCCGCCTTTTTCGAGGTCATCGACGCGGAAGAGGTTGTCGCCGTTCACTTCAAAGAGCTTTTCGCTCTCCGCGTTGAAGGTCAGCTTCTGAGAGTGGCCGTCGTTGAACATCACGTTGCCGGTCCAATCCGATGCATCGCCATGACGCTTGTTTGTCTGCGAGTCGGCATTGAACGCGCCGTCCTTGGGCCCGCGATCCGCGAGCACGACAAACTTGCCGTTCAGCGAGTCGCACCATTCAGCTGTTCGCCGCGCGCCGAGAAGTGCGAGCATGGCATAGCTCACATTGGCTCCTGGCTTGGTGATATCGGCGCTGAAGTTCGGATCCCAGAGCCAGTAATCGTTCCAGTCCTTGTCATCCATCGTGCCATACCGGTAGTCCTTCTTGACGACGACGTTCGGATTCGCCTCGTCGGGACAAACGGTGATCTCTGGCGAGTAGTAGGTATTGAAAATCATGTACGAGATCACATTGGCCGTGGAGTTACCCGACTGCGAGTTCGCGGCTGCCGTCTTTGCAGAGATCTTGTTGGGGATGGGAAACTGGCCGCCAAAGTCGTTCGCGAAAAGCACAAGACCCTTGTGCATTTGGGAGAGGCGCGTTGAGCACAGCCGCGATCGATCACGGACTGGCTGACTCGAGTAGCTCGGGTATACGAGCACCAGTAGAAGCACACCGCAGGCGATCAGGGTGAGAAGCTCAATCACAGAGAACGCACGGCGACTCGGTGTCAAGGCACGATTCATCGCATCACGCTCCTTCCGGGAGAGTTGTGGAATGCATGATTCTACAGGTGGCGCGACGATGCAGGCAATGATCGAATTCCCGGCGGCTGGCTGAATCAATCCCAATACGGCGTGGTTGTGTTCTCATCCGTCGCGCCGAAGAGGCCGAGCCACATGTCGGCGCCTTTTTCGAGGTCATCGACGCGGAAGAGGTTGTCGCCGTTTACGTTGAACGCGTTGGGGTCCCTGGACGTAAACGTAAACTTCTGCACGTGGCCGTCGTTGAAGGCGACATTGCCGACCCAATCCTTCGTGTTGCCGTGGCTCTTCATGGTGACCGATTTGGCGTTCCAGGCGCCGTTCTTTGGCCCGCGATCGCTCACTACGGCAAAGTTCGGGTCGAGCGAGTCGCGCCACTGGTTCTTCTTGCGGTCGCCGATCATGGCGAGTGTGGCGTAACTCACGTTCGCGCCGGGCTGCGAAATATCGGCGCTGAAGTTGGGGTCCCAAAGCCAGGCGTTATTCCAGTTCGGATCGTCCATCGTGCCGTAGCGGTAATCACTCTTGACGACAAGATTCGGACTCGCGTCTTCCGGGCAGGTGATGACTTCAGGCGAGTAGTAGGTGTTGAATGTCATGTAGGAGAAGAGGCTCGCGGACGAGTTACCGGTCTGCGTGGTGACCGCCGCGGTCTCGGGCGAGATGTCCATGGGGATCGGATAGGTTCCGCCGAAGTCGTTGGCGAAGAGGATGAGGCCTTTGTGGATCTGCATCGCTCGTGTGGAGCACGTCAAAGTCTTGCCGCGCCCGCCGCGCGGACGATTGCACGCGCGCAACACGATCCCCATCCCCAGAACAACCGCCAGCACCATGATCACGACGATCGCGTCGAGAAGCGAGAAGCCGCGGCGCATTGACCAGTTCCGCGTTCGCATCCTGCACACTCCTCATCATCAATCCCAGTACGGCGTGGTCGTCGTTTCATCGGTCGCGCCGAAGAGGCCGAGCCACATGTCGCCTCCCATGCTCCCGTCGTCGGCAAAAAAGAGGTTGTCGCCGTTGATGGCGAAGCTCGGTGAGTCCTTGGCCCCGAAGACCGATACCTGCACGCTCCCATCGTTCATCGCGACGCTCCCTTTCCAGGCATCGCGATTGCCGTGGTTCTGCAAGGTGAGAGATTTCGCATTCCACACCCCATCCTTCGGTCCGCGATCGCCGGCCACCGCGAAGTTCGGGTCGTTGAGGTACTTCCAGTGGTTCGTCCTGCGGTCACCGATCATTGCGAGCGTCGCGTAGCTGGCATTGGCGCCCCATTGGGTAATGTCCGCGCTGAGGCTCGGGTCCCACTTCCAGGCAGTGTTCCAGCCCTCGTCGTCCGGCGTTCCGTAACGATAGTTGGTCTTGACGACAAGGTTCGGGTTTGCATCGCTCGGGCACGTGATCGCGTCAGGCGAGCAATAGGTGTTGAAGATCAGGTAGGAAAAGAGGTTGGCGGACGAGTTGCCAGATTGCTTGCTCAGCGCAGCCGTCTCGGGCGAGATGCCCATCGGGATGGGGTAGGAGCCGCCGGAATCGTCGCTGTAGAGTGCCACCCCCACGCAGATCTGCCGGACGCGTGTCATGCAACGTACTTGAGGACTCACGCCACAAGTCGTGCCATTCACTCGCCAGAGTAACCAGAAGAGTGCTGCGCAGACGAGCACCACTACAAGAAGTTCAATGAGCGTGAAACCGCGGCGGACTGGCCTGTTCGAAGCTCGCACGGCACACTCCTCATCAATCCCAGTACGGCGTGGTCGTCGTTTCATCGGTCGCGCCGAAGAGGCCGAGCCACATGTCGCCGCCCGTCTCACCATCGTCGGCGAAGAAGAGGTTGTCGCCGTTCGCGGCGAATGGCGCCGCGTCCTTCCTTGTGAACTTCATGCCGCGCACGCTGCCGTCGTTGAACGCGACGTTGCCGGTCCAGTCATCGCGCTTGCCATGGCTGAGCAGTGTCAGGGACTTCGCATCCCAGACGCCGTCCCTGGGTCCGCGGTCGGCCGCCACGGCGAAGTTGGGATCGAGCGAGTCGCGCCACTGGTTCTTCGCACGATCGCCGATCATCGCCAGCGTGGCGTAACTCACGTTCGCGCCTGGCCGCGTGATGTCGGCGCTGAAGCTCGGGTCCCATTTCCAGGCGGGGTTCCAGTTCGGATCATCCTGCGTGCCGTAGCGGTAGTCGGTCTTCACGTCCACATTGGGATTTGGGTCGCCGGGGCAAATGACAAACTCCGGCACGGAGTACGTTTCGAACACCATATACGAAAGCAGATTGGCGGACGAGTTGCCGGATTGAGCGCCGATCGCCGCCGTCTCTGGTGAGATTTCCATGGGGAGCGGATACACGCCGCCGGAGTCGTTCGCGTAGAGGAGAAGTCCCTTGTAGAGCTGATTCGATCGAGTCTGACAGGTCAGCATGTCGTTGTGCTGGTGGTGGCTCGACGCGGGCATCAGGATTACGACGAGTAAGACGAGCACCACGAGTACAACGATGAACTCGATGAGCGTGAAACCGCGGCGGACCGGACGAGCCTCTCTGTTCACCTTGTCATTCCTCTCTTCGCCGCAGCGGCGATGGGAATCGTATCAGCAGCCCGTTCGCAGGATCATCGCCCATGGTTCCGCGATTCGCCTGCCCGGTGCGCTCCCTGACTGCGCGGCAAATCCTGGCCGCGAGCACGATACGATCGCCTGATGCGACAGCGCCTGCGCAGCACGATCAAGTGGACCGGTACGGCGGCGACCGTGGGGCTGCTGGTGGTGTGGGTGGGGAGTGCGTTCGGAGGGGCCGGCTTCGACTGTTCGCCGACACTAAATGGCGGGGTACGGTCGGGATGCCTCTACCTCGGTTGGGAGACTCCGTGGAGAGCTTGGCCGCAATCCTGGCATGGTGAAGTCTACAGGAACATGAGGGTCGGAATGTTCTGGGAGTGGTGGTTCGCGGTCTGGCAAGTAGCGCTGCCTGGTGGCATCACTTACGCTGGCGTCGCTATCCCTGTTTGGAGTATCGCAATCACCATGGGCACTCCAATCGCTTGGCTATGGATTCGCGACCGCCGCCGCGCGCCGGGGCTCTGCCTCAACTGCGGCTACGACCTGCGCGGAACGGATCATGCGGCGTGTCCGGAGTGCGGTGACCAGAAAGCGCCTCGCTGACGCTTCGGGCTCGCTTCGCGCGTGCTCGAACGATCATGCCGCTCCGTCGTAGGTCGGGACCGCTGCTCTGAGCGCGGCCCGGCGGGCTGGACGTGTTATGGAGCTTGGACGTGCGTGGCGCGCCGGCCGTCGAATTGCCGGGCCTGCGCTCTTCGGCTCGGCTCAGGATCTCGACAGAGCCTTGTCCCGACCTACGCCCGTGCGAGGACGCGTGTCGAGATGGCTCGCCATGAGCGACGCATTCATCTTGTGCGTCGCCGACTCAACTCGTGGAGTTGCTTCACGTCTCCGGCGATGAGGGCTTCCTTTTTTCCCCGGGACCATCTCTTGATTTGGATTTCGCGCTTTCGAGCGGCGCTCAATGTGGGATGTGGCTCGGAGTAGACCAGCGAGACCGGTCTCCGCTTCGCGGTGTGGGCTGAACCACGACCGCTGTTGTGGACGTCAACTCTTGAGTCGAGTTCGGCGGTGACGCCGACGTAGAGAGACTGGTCGGCGCAACGGAGAGTGTAGAGATGAAAGGCAGACACGCCGGGAGTCTAGGAAGCATTGACTCCGTTCTGGACGTAGGCCACGGCAGCCCTTCGACTCCCAGAACCTCGCTCAGGGCATTCGACTCCGCATCATTCGCGCGGAACAAGCGGAGTCGAGATGGCTCGCCATGAGCGACGCGCCGGTGCCTGCACCGCCGTGGAGTCGAATGGAGCCGGGGGGAATCGAACCCCGCGAAATCAGCTGTGGCGGTAGCCGCAATGGGCATGACGCACAGATAGACGCACAGGGCAACGCCGATCTCGCCCGCGTCGTGCGTGCGTGGCCGAATATGCCCGA is a window encoding:
- a CDS encoding prepilin-type N-terminal cleavage/methylation domain-containing protein, coding for MRASNRPVRRGFTLIELLVVVLVCAALFWLLWRVNGTTCGVSPQVRCMTRVRQICVGVALYSDDSGGSYPIPMGISPETAALSKQSGNSSANLFSYLIFNTYCSPDAITCPSDANPNLVVKTNYRYGTPDDEGWNTAWKWDPSLSADITQWGANASYATLAMIGDRRTNHWKYLNDPNFAVAGDRGPKDGVWNAKSLTLQNHGNRDAWKGSVAMNDGSVQVSVFGAKDSPSFAINGDNLFFADDGSMGGDMWLGLFGATDETTTTPYWD
- a CDS encoding prepilin-type N-terminal cleavage/methylation domain-containing protein, coding for MNREARPVRRGFTLIEFIVVLVVLVLLVVILMPASSHHQHNDMLTCQTRSNQLYKGLLLYANDSGGVYPLPMEISPETAAIGAQSGNSSANLLSYMVFETYSVPEFVICPGDPNPNVDVKTDYRYGTQDDPNWNPAWKWDPSFSADITRPGANVSYATLAMIGDRAKNQWRDSLDPNFAVAADRGPRDGVWDAKSLTLLSHGKRDDWTGNVAFNDGSVRGMKFTRKDAAPFAANGDNLFFADDGETGGDMWLGLFGATDETTTTPYWD
- a CDS encoding GIY-YIG nuclease family protein; this translates as MSAFHLYTLRCADQSLYVGVTAELDSRVDVHNSGRGSAHTAKRRPVSLVYSEPHPTLSAARKREIQIKRWSRGKKEALIAGDVKQLHELSRRRTR